The sequence TGTTCCGCTTGGATTCCTCGTTGCCGGCGGTGAAGCCGAGCGATCAGGCGGCACCCTTCGATCCCGGTGGTCCGGTGTGGAAGCTGGGCCGCAAGACCGCCAAGGGGATTTGAAGAGTATCTAGCCGGAAGCCCTGCTTTCAGGAGGTAGGGAAACGCCCCTGCTAGCGATGGTGCTCGCCAAGGAAGAGGGCCTGGGCAGGACATTTCCTGCCCAGGCCTTGTGCATTTCAAGGACTCGTCACGGCATGACGTCACGGTGGCGAAGGTGCTCCCTAAAACTTGTCCCCGTTTTGGTGACTATCCGCGGTTTCCACTGACTGCGAATCTGGTGTCCGGCGGTGAACCTTGCGTCGCGGTCCGATTCGAAAATCCCATTCACCTTCCCGGCGCCCGGGAAGGTCCGAAATTCCATCTACATGAAAAAAGTCCTCTCGGCCGCTGTGCTTTGCGGCTTCTCCGTCACAAGCCATTTGTCCGCTCAGCTCGAATATGTCGATCCCACCATCGGAGGTGTCGGTATCCTGCTGGAACCGACCAAACCCACGGTGCATCTTCCCAATAGCATGGTGCGGGTCTATCCGGTGCGAAAGGATGTCCTCGACGACCGCATCCAGTCCTTTCCGCTCACCATCATCTCGCACCGGTTGGGTGAATTGTTCTCCATCATGCCGCATGCCGGCGCTCCGACGGATGCATCGTGGAAGCAAGCGGCCGCCAACGATCTGGAGCAGACCACGCCCTACTACTATTCCACCCGGCTGGATGATTCGCTCATCGGCATCGAGTTCACTCCCACCGAGCGCTGCGGCCATTTCCGCTTCAGGTTTCCCGAAGGGAAGCCGGTGGTGCTGCTGGCCAACCGCAAGGAAGGGGATCTTGAGATGGGCGGGAACAACTCCATCTCGGGGGTGGAGAAGTTCAATGGTATGCAGGCCTTCGTTTACGGCGAGTTCAGCGCACCGGTGACCGGCGTCCGCAGCGGGGAGGGCAAGCTGGCTCGTCTCGCCGTTACCGCGGGGGACGGCGAACAGGTGCTGGAATTCCGCTACGGCATCTCCTTCATCAGTGTCGAGCAGGCGAAGAGAAACCTCGCCAAGGAAATCGGTGGTTCGGATTTCGAGAAGAACAAGACCCGCGCCCATGACGTTTGGCTCAAGACGCTGGGGCAGATCAAGGTGGAGGGCGGGACGCCGGATCAGAAGCGCGTTTTCTACACCAGCCTCTACCGCTGCTATGAACGGATGATCAACATCACCGAGGACGGGCAATATTACAGCGGCTACGATCACAAGGTCCATCAGGACGAGCGCCCGTTCTATGTGGACAACTGGCTTTGGGATACCTACCGGGCCCTGGAGCCGCTTCAAACCCTGCTCAATCCCGAACAGCAAGCGGACAAGATCCATTCCTACGTGCGCATGTATGAGCAAAGCGGGGTGATGCCGTCGTTTGCCGTTCTCTGGGGCGACTACGCCTGCATGACGGGAAATCACGCGGCACCCTGGATCGCCGATTCCTGGTTCAAAGGCATCCGTGGTTTCGACCTCGCAACCGCCTACGAGGGCCTGCGCAAGAACTCGTTGGAATCCACCATCCTGCCGTGGCGCAACGGAGCGAAAAGCTCGCTCGACGACTTTTATAACGAAAACGGCTACCTGCCGGCACTGCGTCCAGGCGAGAAGGAAACCGTGCCCGAGGTGCACCCGTTCGAACGCCGTCAGAGTGTCTCGGTCACGCTGGAGCAAAGCTACGACGACTGGTGCATTGCTCAACTGGCGAAGACCCTGGGCAAGAAAGACGATGCCGGGCTTTT comes from Luteolibacter sp. LG18 and encodes:
- a CDS encoding GH92 family glycosyl hydrolase, with protein sequence MKKVLSAAVLCGFSVTSHLSAQLEYVDPTIGGVGILLEPTKPTVHLPNSMVRVYPVRKDVLDDRIQSFPLTIISHRLGELFSIMPHAGAPTDASWKQAAANDLEQTTPYYYSTRLDDSLIGIEFTPTERCGHFRFRFPEGKPVVLLANRKEGDLEMGGNNSISGVEKFNGMQAFVYGEFSAPVTGVRSGEGKLARLAVTAGDGEQVLEFRYGISFISVEQAKRNLAKEIGGSDFEKNKTRAHDVWLKTLGQIKVEGGTPDQKRVFYTSLYRCYERMINITEDGQYYSGYDHKVHQDERPFYVDNWLWDTYRALEPLQTLLNPEQQADKIHSYVRMYEQSGVMPSFAVLWGDYACMTGNHAAPWIADSWFKGIRGFDLATAYEGLRKNSLESTILPWRNGAKSSLDDFYNENGYLPALRPGEKETVPEVHPFERRQSVSVTLEQSYDDWCIAQLAKTLGKKDDAGLFLKRSGNYKNLYRADKGFMWPKDDKGEWIEPFDPKFSGGMGGRDYTTENNTYTYNWDVQHDIKGLAELMGGRKAAEAKLDELFREDLGKSSVADRERSKYELFATFPDSTSMVGQFSMGNEPSLAIPYIYNHLGAPWKTQKRVRQLLDFAFTDTVHGIPGDEDGGGMTAFVVLSMMGFYPEVPGVPVYEMGSPVFEKVTIDLHNGKRLEINAKGSSRDRKYIKGIQFNGKPSNALWFTHDAVLAGLKIDVEMSDTPNKQLGTSEADLPPSSEAVDPGSFESGKSR